The DNA sequence AATCGAGCTACAGTTGGCCATCAACTGGTGGGCGACGGAGACGGCAGTCCCGAACACCGGCGGACAGACGCTCACCACGGCCGAACTGCAACAGCTCACCAATATGTGGGCGACCGGGGCGACGGTCGCGTAGCACTGCCTTCTCAGACGGCCGCTTCCGGTCGGCATTTGTATACTCCGTCCTCAGAGTAGCGCATGCGAAACGTGGACGCCGCCGGTCTCGGCATCGGCGACGACTATCCCCCGCGAATCATGGGCGTACTGAACGTCTCGAAAGAGTCGCCGTACAAGCCGAGCGTCTTCAACGACCCCGGCGAGGCGGCCGAGTACGTCGACCGCGAACTCATCGACGAGGGGGCCGACATCGTCGACGTCGGTCTCGAATCCGCCAACAAGAAGTTCGAGGTCCTCTCCGCGGAGGACGAACTCGACCGACTCGAAACCGCAATCGAGGTCGTCGAGAGCGTCTCCGGCGACGCGGTCTTCTCCATCGAGACGCGCTACCACGAGGTCGCGGAGGCCGCCCTCGACGCCAACTTCGACATGGTCAACGACATCTGTGGCTTCGCCGACCCGAAGATGCCGGAGGTCTGTGACGCTCGCGACGCCGCCGTCGCCAAGATGGCTTCCCCACCGGACCTCGAACGGCCCGGCGCGGTCGAGGAGGTCGACGACATCTACGAGGCACTCTCGCTCAACGGGCTGACGGACAAGACCATCGTCGACCCGGCCTTCGGCGGCTGGAGCGAGGCCAAGACGCTGGAACACGACCGCGAGACCTTCCACCGGCTGCGGGAGTTCCGCGGCTACGGCCAGCCCATCCTCGTCTCCATCAACCGCAAGAACTTCCTCCGCTCCGTCGCCGACCGCGACACCGAGGGCGCGCTGCCCGTCAGCCTCGCGGCGACGTCGATGGCGGTCGAACGCGGTGCCCACGTCGTCCGCACCCACGACGTCGCCGAGACGCGCGACGCGGCACTCATCGGCACGGAGTTCGCCCGCCGTCGCGTTCGTGAAGCAGGCGACGTCGACGTCGAAGAACTGGACGTGACGACTGTCCGCGAGGCCCAGCGACACGTCGACCGCATCGGCGGCGACACGGATGCTGCTCGACAGGCCGTCGTCCACGTCTTCGAACTCACCGGTCTCGGTCCCGAGGAGCGCGGCGCGCTCCGGGCCGCCGCGACCGAGACGGGATTGGCACTCGTCGAGGGCGACGACGGGACGAACGTCCTGCTGGTCGGGACGCCCGTCGCCTTCGAGAACGCAGCCGCCGCAGCCGGTGGCGTCTCCGGCGCGCTGGACGCCGCGCTGGAACGCCTCGCCGGCGTCGTACAATAAGTCAACGGCCGATACGTCGAAGAGAAAACTTATGGCACCACAGAAGGAACCGGACACGTGGACGCCGGAAGGGCACACGGGTAGGGGTACTTGGTGCCATTCCGGCCCATACAGTTACAATCGCCAGCGACAGCTATGAACTTCACAGAATGGGAACCCGTCTACGAGGCCATCCTCGCCGACTTCGGTTTCGGCCGCGAGGCCGACGAGAACGCCCGTGACGTGCTCTCTCCGTTCGCGACGCCCTTCGATCTGACCCGCTTCGATTCTTTCTCCGATGCGACCGTCGCCGTCGCCGGTGCCGGTCCCTCGCTCGATGCTGACCTCGACCGCGCGGCCGCCGCCGACGTCGTCGTCGCCGCCTCGACCGCCGCCGACGTGCTTCGCGATGCCGACATCGCTGTCGACCTGATGGTCACGGATTTGGACAAGAACCCCGAGACGGCGGTCGAGCTGACCCACGAGGGCGTCCCGGTCGCGGCCCACGCCCACGGCGACAACGTCCCCGCCGTCCGCGAGTGGCTCCCGCGGTTCGATGCCGACCACGTGCTCGCGACGACGCAGGCAGCTCCCGTCGACGCCGTCGTCAACTACGGCGGCTTCACCGACGGCGACCGGGCTGCGTTCCTCGCCGACGAGTTCGGCGCGGGCGAACTAGTCTTCGTCGGCTGGGACTTCGACGACCCGCAGGTCGACGAAATGAAAGCACAGAAACTGCGCTGGGCGGAGCGGCTGCTCCGGTGGCTGGAAGTCAGACGAGAAGAGCAGTTCGACGTGCTGGACGGGCGACGCGACGGGATTCCGCCGCTGCCCTGAGTCCCCTATTTTCGGCTCACGCTGTCGACGACGAGTCAGTCGTCGGCTCGGACGTCGAGGTCTGAGTCGGTTCCGGGGTTGGTTCCGGCGTCGGCTCCGGCGTTGGCTCTGGAGTTGGCTCCGGTGTTGGCTCCGGTGTTGGTTCCGCGGTGGTCGTCGGCTCTGATGTCGTTGTCGCAGTCGGCTCCGCAGTCGTCTCACTGTCAGCGGTCGTTGTCGGTTCTGAGGCCGTTGTTGTCGGTTCCGCTGTCGTGATTGGCTCCGATGTCGTTGTCTCGTCTGCCGCCTCCGGAGTCGTCTCATCGTCAGTCGCCGTGGTAATCTCGTCGACCGGCTCCGATGTCGTCGTCTCACCGTCAGCCGTGGTGGTCTCGTCGGACGGCTCCGTGGTTGTTGTTTCATCGCCAGCGGTCGAGGTCGGCTCGGTAGTTGTTGTCCCGTCGGTCGACTCCGTAGTCGCCTTCTCACCGTCAGTCGACGTGGTGGTCTCGTCGGTCGGCTCCGATATCGTCGTCTCACCGTCAGTCGACGTGGTGGTCTCGTCGGAGGAGTCGGGTAACTTCGTCCCGTCGGTAGGCTCGTCACCGCTCGTCGACTCGTTGCCGTCGGTCAGGGTTTCGTTTCCGGTCGCGCTGGTCGCGAACGTGGTGTTGTTCCCGGCGAAGCCCGCGGCCGCGATGGGAATCACTTCGGGCTGGTAGGCCGCTTCGTCCCACTGGTCGGCACCGAAACTCCCGGCGACGCTCTCGTCGTCGAAGATGACGGCGAGCGTGCCCGAGGTTCCCACGACGACCGAGAGGGTGAGGACGGCCACGACGGCCATCGCGAGATACTGGTGGTAGTTACCGCCGAGCATCAGTGCTCACCTCCCTCGTCGACGCCGCCGTCGGTCGCGGCCGCGGCCGGTTCGGACTCCGACGAGCGGAAGCCGAACAGCCGCACGCCGAGACCGAGCAGGAGTGCCGTCACCGTTGCGACGGCGACACCGAGCGTCAACGTTCCGCGGTAGGTGTAGGCGACGTAAGCCGCGTAGCCTGCAAACAGCGCGAACGAGAGCAGCGCGAGGTTCAGGTCGTTTGCCGTCAACACGAACCCCTCGGGTTCGTCCGTCTCGGCCGTCTCGGCCGACCCGGCTGCATTCGTCGTCTCGGCTGCGGTCGGGACCGCTGCCGCCGACGCGGCGGCCGTCTCGCCCTCGTCGCCGCGACCGCTGCGGACGAACGCCGCGATCTCCGTGAGGATAAGCAGTGCGAACGGGGTGACGACGAGCAGCAGGAAGCCGTTCGTCGAGTTACCGAACTCGATGACGTGACCGATGTACGGGAACGTCACGAGCACGCGGCCGACGAGTTGGTTCGGGTAGACGAGCGAGGTGTCGGGGTCCTCGTTGGCGTCACCCTTCGTCACGTAGGCCGGGCCGTTCTCGGTCTGGACCACCTCGATGACGCGGTGGGTCACGGGTGGGTTGTTCGCCGCGCGCTCGAACGTGACGACGTCGCCGACGGCGATGGTGGCCGGGTCGACGCTGTCGACGATGACCACGTCACCCGGCGCGATGGCGGGCGTCATGCTCCCGGTGAGGACGACGTAGCTCTGGTCCGCGCCAGCGAGGTCCGGCACCGCGTAGACGGCGAACGGGACCACGAGCGCGATGAGGAGCGCGATACCGACGACGTTGAGCACGGTTCGGCCGAGCGAGCGCTTCGGAGCGGCTGGCTCCGTCGCCGTCGCCGTCGCTCCAGCGGCTGCTGGCGACCGCGCCGTCTCCTGGCTGTCGTCGTCGGTGTCCGCCGATTCACCGAAGACGTCCGCAGAGGGGACGACGGCGGCACGCTCGCCACCGTCGGTCGCCGGGGTAGGAGCCGAGGCCGTTGTCGACTCGCGTCGGCTGTCCACGGACTGTTGGGGTTCGGCCGCGTCGCTCGTTCGAGTCGTACGTGCCTGTCGGCGCGCTTTGGCCGCCCGGCGGAGTGCGAGTCGGTTCGAGAGCTTCCCGCGGAGCGTCACCTTCGCGTGGGGCGCGCCGCTCCGGCGAGCCTCGCGGGCGTTCCGGCGGGCCTTCGCGGCACGACGGAGAGCCAACCGGTTCGCGAGCTTACCCCGCGTGCTGTTCGTCTGCTTCGATGGAGGTAGTGTCATTGTTGGCCCCTGTTGTCGTTCTGGCCGTTCGTACTGCCGCCGCCGTTCGGTCCGACTCGTCCGGCCGCGTTACATTCGATGGCACCGAACTGGAAGCTGAACTCGACGCTGTCGGTCTGTAGCTCGTTGCCGCCGTCGGGAATCGACCACGCGATGCCGATACAGCGGCTCACACCCGCCGGGAGGCAGGCTTCCCCGCCGTCACCGAGGCTGAGCCGCAGGCCGTGGTCGGGGTCGACCTCGGTGTCCGCGTAGTCGCCCGCGGGAACCAGTGAGGCGAGCGAGCCGGTGAACACGAGCGGTTCGGCGATGCCGAGGACGTCGGTTCGCGTCCCGTCACACCGGCCGACTCCGCCGACACCGCTGTCGTGAAACACCTCGACCGCGACGGCGTCGGCGAGTTCGCCGCCGTTACCGTCGCTGTTCGCGTCGGTCGTCGTGTCGCCTGCGGCGACCTCGGGTTCGGTGAGACCGTTCTCGAGCGACGACGTGAGCGTCGGCTTCAGCCACACGGCGAGGTCGCGCTGGACCGCGGAGAGACCGACGACGATGGCTCCGGTGTCGCCGGGCTGTACGTCGGGGAGGGTCACGACCGGTCCGGCGAAGCTCGTGTACGACTCGAGGTCGTCGGGGTTCCACTCCTCCGGTGTCGTCGTCGTCGAGTCGCCGAGGTTGCTCTCTTGGAACTCGCCGTTGTAGGTCTCGAACCACGCGACGCGGAGGGCGGTACCTCCCGGTGTCGCGGCGTACGTGTAGCGTGTGTACGGTGGCTCTCTGGCGAGGACTCGCCGTCCGAGCCCGGCCCCCAGTGTGAGGGCCCCCACACCGGCGAGAAGTTGCCGACGCGAGGGAGCAGGAGTGGATGTCATGGCTTTAGTGAAGGTAAACGGTCCCGCTATCCACGGGACCCGAAACTAACCGGTGCTTAGCCGGTTGTCACGGGAGAGGTAAGGGGACAAACGGGCATAGGTATGCGCGGGATACGGGAATCGCTCTGAACCGTTGCGCACCGAGAACGGGCGGTATGGTGTGCTTACCCCCCATTTTAGCGTCGAATCACTCACCTCAGACTGACCGTGATTTCCACGGCCGCCTGCCGGTACGCTTGGCTTGCCGAACCCCTCTCTCTCGCGTCTCTCTGGCCCACCAGCGACGCCCTGATTTGTGTGTGTGTATGTGTGAGTGGGTCACTCACACTCTGTCGACGTCTGCCCGGACGCGACGCCGACGCAGCCGCGAGATGTGAGAGGTCAGGGCCGGCGGTGCCAACATGGACCGTCGCGTCGGAGATGAGGCCGAGAGAACTGGAATGGAACGCGGGCCGTCACGACGTGGCGACTGTGTTGAGACGGCCCGACCGCCTGCGCCGAACTGCCGAGGTCGTCGAACGAGACCGCCGCGACGACGCTGGCTTCGTGGCGGACCGACCGCCACGACGACCTGCCTTCGCGACGAACCGTCCGTCACGACGTGGCGACCACACTGTCGAGGGACTAGGATCGGAGCGGGGACACCGAGCAGTCGCTCGGTTGAACAGAGGGAGAAAAAGAGAGACCCACCGACGGAGTCGAACCGTCGTCTCACGACCGGCGTGGGTGCGTGGCATATCGTCCGGACCGTCACATGGCGTCGGGGTTGTGCCGACACTGGACGGCCTGGAAGCCGAGGGTGAAGTGGACGCCGTCGGTCTGGATGACGTTGGCTCCGAGCGGGACCTGGTGTCCGTCGTCGAGGACGGGCTGGCCGCTGCCGTCGCGCTCGACGAGGCCCGCCGCGATGAGTTCGTCGGCCAGCGTCAGTTCGCCGTCACCGTCGAGGTCGGCCGTCGCGGCGTCCGAGGGGAGGTCGCTGAAGCCGAGGTTCTGCGTGTCGTCGTCCATGCAGGGTAGATACCAGCGGAACGCCCAGCACTTGGTGCCCCGGACGCAGACGCCCGTCTCCTGCGTGCCGCCGCCACCGTTGCCGCCGGTGTCGTCGCCAACGTCGTAGCAGAAGCGGACGTTGCTGATACCCTTGAGCGTCGCCGTCGCCGGGTCGTCCGGGACGGTCAAACCGGTCGCGCTCGTCGCCTCCTCGTAGTAGTAGGCGCGGACGCCGCCGTCGTAGACGCCGTTGCCGTCGTTGTCCTGTGGGCGGCCGTCCTTCAGGAGGACGGCTTCGATGCCGAGGGCCGGGTCGCTCGAGTCGTCCGAGGCGATGGTCCAGTCGAGCTTCGTCGCTTGCGCGCCGTCGCGCTGGGTGACGGTCACGGTGAGCGTGTAGTCGACGCCGTTCGCCGACACCGGAAACTCGTATACGTCGTTGCCGCCGCGGAGGTCCTGTTCCTCCTCGATCTTCAGCAGCTCGACGAGGTTCGCATCGAGGTCGGTGCAGTCGATGTTGGTGTTGACGGCGAAGTCCTCGAACGTGCCTGCCGGGAGGGTCGCGTCGTCCGAGTCGGCATTGCCATGCTGGCTCCCGCCGCCGACAGCCCCGTCGATGCCGTCGAAAGGAATCGGGTAGTCGTCGCCGACGAGGTCGAAGAACCCTGCGAGCGAGCCCTGATAGAAGGGCGTCTCGTCGCCGTTCAGGAGGTTGTCGCAGTCGTCAGCCCAGGCTTCGACCCAGAGATAGTTCTGGAGTTCCCCGGCCATGCCGGTCGGGCTGCCGTTGTCGTCGGTCTCGTCGCCGGAGCCGTCCTCGGGGTCGATGAGACCGTTCTCGGGCGTGCCGAGCACGTCGGCTCGCATCGAGACGACGACGGGGTTGCCACAGAGGTGGAGACTGAACGTCGTCTCGCCTTCGTCGTAGGGTTTGATGTCCATCAGGTCGACGAAGACCTCGGTGTCGCCGTCGACGAGCCTCTCACCGATGTAGTCCTCGCCGTCCTCGTCGCAGGCGTTGGCCGCGAGCGTCGCGTCCTTCCACGCGGCGTGGGAGGGTGACTCGCCGTCGGTGACGGTGAAGCCGGTGTCGGTCACGGCTTCCGTCTCGTCGAGTGCCGGGACGGAGCCGATGTGGAGGCTCATCGGGTCGCCAGCCACCGGATAGACCGATCTGGACTGGTTCGCCCGGAAGAACTCGCTGCCGCGAGCGTCGACTTCATCGGCCATGAGCCACGGCGTGTAGGTCGTCCGGTAGTCGACTTTGAGGTCGACGCGGCCCGCCTGCAGCCAGCCGTTCAGTGACTCGGCGTCGCCGAAGAAGGCGGTCGTGCCGAGACCAGCACCCGCAGAGGCGACACCGATGGTGCCGAGGCCTGCGAGGATCTTGCGTCGGGTGACGCGGAACTGTGGTTGTGTCATGGTTGGATACTGCGGCGATGCGCGGGGACCGAGCAGCTCGCCTCTCTGTCTCCCATCGTCCGGTCGAAACTGGACTGGGATGCCCACCGACGGAGTCGAACCGTCGTCTGTGCCACGTGGGTGTGAGGAGTACTGGACGCCTTCGAGTCGTGTCCGGTACGACAGGGCTTGCGTCTCTTCGGGGTCGTCGTGTCGCTTCGTTACACCGGCTGGGATGGCTGGGACGCCTGCGCGAAGGGGTTGAAGTTGTCGGCGTTGTGGCGGCACTGGACCGCGGCGTACGTGATGCCGAACGCCGTCACGTCGGTCTGGACGATGTTGGCGTCGTCGAAGCCGCCGTGGGGCAGTCCCTTCGCGTCGAGTTCGCCGGCGAGCGTGCCGCCGACCGTCGAGGGAAGCTCGGCGAAGCCCATCGCGTCGTTCTGGTAGTCGAAACACGGCAGATACCAGTCGACGGCGACGCACATCACCGAGTCGGCGTCGTAACAGTTGCCGCCCGTCTCCTCCGCGCCGGGGCGGGGAATCGCCAGCCCCGAGGCGGCCGCGGTGAGGAAGGCGTCGAGCGACCCCTCGAAGATCGTGACGTCGTCGCCGTCCTGCTCGCCGTTGCAGTTGAGGTCGGCGTACGCGCGGACCCAGAGATAGTCGTCGAGGTCGCCGTCCGGGGTTCCGTCGCTGCCGTCGTAGCTCCCGTCGACAGCGTCTTCGGGTTCAACGATAGGGTTCGGGTCGTCGACGACGCCGTCGGCGTCCTCGGTCTCGACCGCCTGGAGCCAGAGATACGCGGGGTTGCCGCAGAGGTGGAGACTCATCGAGATGCGGCCGCTGTCCTTCGGCTTGACGTCGTCGAGTGCGAACATCGTCGTCTCGTCGCCGTCGACGAGGTCGAACTGCTCGTTCGCACAGGGAAGCAGGCGGAGCGTCGCGCCCCACTGGTCGTCGCTCGCCGGGCGGCCATCGAGTCGGAAGTCCGGCATCTGGGCGATGACGTAGGCGTCGTCGATGTTGTCGCCGTCGAGGTCGGAGTCCGGCAGCAGGTCGCGTTGCCGGGTCGCGAAGTCGCCGCGGCTGTGCGGGACGTAGGTCGCACGGTAGTCGAGGAGGAGGTCGACGCGACCGGCTTCGAGGCTGGCGTCGACGGCTTCGGTGTCGTTGAAGAAGGCGGTCGTTCCGAGCCCGGCACCGGCCGAGGCGATACCGATGGTACCGAGGCCTGCGAGGACGGAGCGTCGGGAGATACCTACGCGTTGGTTTGTCATGGTTGTGATGTCTCTCCCCTGCGTGGGGAACGACCCACCGACGGAGTCGAACCGTCGAGATCACCGGAGTGGGTCAGCTGGTCAGCGTGCGATTCGGGGTATCAGCCCTGTACGGAGCTTAGTTGCTGTTGACCGGCGCGGTCGGCAGCGGCGCGTACGGGTTGATGTTGTCGGCGTTGTGGCGGCACTGGACCGCTGCGAACTCGATACCGAAGCTCGTCATGTCGGTCTGGACGATGTTGATGTCCTCGAACGCACCGTGCGGGAGGTTCTTCGCGTCCAGTTCGTCGGCCAGCGTGTCGCCGTTGAAGCCCGAGCCCAGTTCGGCGAAGCCCATGCCGTCGTCCTGGTAGTCGAAGCACGGCAGGTACCAGCGGAGTGCGACGCAGGACATCCCGGCGGGGAAGCAGACTGCCTCGTTCGCGTTGGCGAGCAGGCCGTCGTTTTCGGGTGCCGAGGTGAGCGCCACGCCGTTCGCGAACTGCTCTTTGAACGCGGCGAGCGAGCCCTGGAAGAAGCACAGTTCGCCCAGGATCTCCTGGCCGATGGTCGCGAAGGCGTTCTCCAGGCCGGAGGTGTTGAGTTCCTCGTAGAACTGCCCTTCGCCGCTGGCCTCACCCGGCGTCACGCCGGAGATGGCCATCATGAGCGTCGAGTTCGCACCCGAGCCGAAGGCGACACCGTAGATGGAGGTGCCCGCGGTCTTCGCGTCGTCGGCAGCACCGATTGCGTCACCGGTGGTCTGGTTCCCGTTCGTGAGGACGACCATGACCTTCACCGTGTTCGAGCCGGTCGCGAGTTCGGCCTGGGCCGTGTCGATACCGGCCTCGATGTTGGTGCTCCCGTTGGCGACGAGGCTGTCGATCGCGGTGTCGACGTCCGTCTTCGTGGTGGTCAGCCCCTGGTTGAGCGACGCGCTCCCTGCGTAGCTGGCGACACCGACGCTGACGTTGCCAGCGTTCATGCCGGGCTCGAGGATGGAGACGAGCGTCTTCGCCGAGGACTTTGCAGCGGCGAGCTTCGTGCCACCGCCCTGTGCCGCGTTGTCCATCGAGCCGGAACGGTCGAGGACGATCATGACGTCGGTCGTGTCGGTCGAGCCGCCGTCCTTGCGGTTGTCACAGTCGGCGTCGTACCACGCCTGGACCCAGGTGTAGTCGTCGAGTTCGCCAGCGTTGACGTCGGCTCCAGCGTCGGAGGCCTTGGTCTCGATGTCGCCTTCGGGTTCGACGACACCGTTGTCGTCGTCGGTTCCTGCGTCGACCTTCATCCAGACGTAGCCTGGGTTGTCACACAGGTGGATACTCAGCGAGATCTCACCCTCGTCCTTGGGCTTGACGTCGTCGAGTTCGAACATCGTCACTTCGTCGCCGTTGA is a window from the Halogranum gelatinilyticum genome containing:
- a CDS encoding dihydropteroate synthase, encoding MRNVDAAGLGIGDDYPPRIMGVLNVSKESPYKPSVFNDPGEAAEYVDRELIDEGADIVDVGLESANKKFEVLSAEDELDRLETAIEVVESVSGDAVFSIETRYHEVAEAALDANFDMVNDICGFADPKMPEVCDARDAAVAKMASPPDLERPGAVEEVDDIYEALSLNGLTDKTIVDPAFGGWSEAKTLEHDRETFHRLREFRGYGQPILVSINRKNFLRSVADRDTEGALPVSLAATSMAVERGAHVVRTHDVAETRDAALIGTEFARRRVREAGDVDVEELDVTTVREAQRHVDRIGGDTDAARQAVVHVFELTGLGPEERGALRAAATETGLALVEGDDGTNVLLVGTPVAFENAAAAAGGVSGALDAALERLAGVVQ
- a CDS encoding 6-hydroxymethylpterin diphosphokinase MptE-like protein, whose translation is MNFTEWEPVYEAILADFGFGREADENARDVLSPFATPFDLTRFDSFSDATVAVAGAGPSLDADLDRAAAADVVVAASTAADVLRDADIAVDLMVTDLDKNPETAVELTHEGVPVAAHAHGDNVPAVREWLPRFDADHVLATTQAAPVDAVVNYGGFTDGDRAAFLADEFGAGELVFVGWDFDDPQVDEMKAQKLRWAERLLRWLEVRREEQFDVLDGRRDGIPPLP
- a CDS encoding signal peptidase I → MTLPPSKQTNSTRGKLANRLALRRAAKARRNAREARRSGAPHAKVTLRGKLSNRLALRRAAKARRQARTTRTSDAAEPQQSVDSRRESTTASAPTPATDGGERAAVVPSADVFGESADTDDDSQETARSPAAAGATATATEPAAPKRSLGRTVLNVVGIALLIALVVPFAVYAVPDLAGADQSYVVLTGSMTPAIAPGDVVIVDSVDPATIAVGDVVTFERAANNPPVTHRVIEVVQTENGPAYVTKGDANEDPDTSLVYPNQLVGRVLVTFPYIGHVIEFGNSTNGFLLLVVTPFALLILTEIAAFVRSGRGDEGETAAASAAAVPTAAETTNAAGSAETAETDEPEGFVLTANDLNLALLSFALFAGYAAYVAYTYRGTLTLGVAVATVTALLLGLGVRLFGFRSSESEPAAAATDGGVDEGGEH
- a CDS encoding SipW-dependent-type signal peptide-containing protein, whose translation is MTNQRVGISRRSVLAGLGTIGIASAGAGLGTTAFFNDTEAVDASLEAGRVDLLLDYRATYVPHSRGDFATRQRDLLPDSDLDGDNIDDAYVIAQMPDFRLDGRPASDDQWGATLRLLPCANEQFDLVDGDETTMFALDDVKPKDSGRISMSLHLCGNPAYLWLQAVETEDADGVVDDPNPIVEPEDAVDGSYDGSDGTPDGDLDDYLWVRAYADLNCNGEQDGDDVTIFEGSLDAFLTAAASGLAIPRPGAEETGGNCYDADSVMCVAVDWYLPCFDYQNDAMGFAELPSTVGGTLAGELDAKGLPHGGFDDANIVQTDVTAFGITYAAVQCRHNADNFNPFAQASQPSQPV
- a CDS encoding vWA domain-containing protein, whose protein sequence is MAESGGTVLAQVPDPEENINNNSRTMTNNTQFSISRRKVLAGLGTIGIASAGAGLGTTAFFSDTEAVNASLEAGRLDLAIDYRATYVPGTRADFADRQIDLIPDTDRDGDNVDDVYVLDQRPDLRDPSNDDRPVSEDEWAATIQGIQCDDANFNQLVNGDEVTMFELDDVKPKDEGEISLSIHLCDNPGYVWMKVDAGTDDDNGVVEPEGDIETKASDAGADVNAGELDDYTWVQAWYDADCDNRKDGGSTDTTDVMIVLDRSGSMDNAAQGGGTKLAAAKSSAKTLVSILEPGMNAGNVSVGVASYAGSASLNQGLTTTKTDVDTAIDSLVANGSTNIEAGIDTAQAELATGSNTVKVMVVLTNGNQTTGDAIGAADDAKTAGTSIYGVAFGSGANSTLMMAISGVTPGEASGEGQFYEELNTSGLENAFATIGQEILGELCFFQGSLAAFKEQFANGVALTSAPENDGLLANANEAVCFPAGMSCVALRWYLPCFDYQDDGMGFAELGSGFNGDTLADELDAKNLPHGAFEDINIVQTDMTSFGIEFAAVQCRHNADNINPYAPLPTAPVNSN